From the Amycolatopsis thermoflava N1165 genome, one window contains:
- a CDS encoding 4a-hydroxytetrahydrobiopterin dehydratase, with amino-acid sequence MPRVFSNLARFAPRGHGYPPGKRKEDVVPETLSDTEIARALGGLAGWRGDAGHLSRTVRVPEQAHGALIDRVQRDAAELSDHAQFERRRGELTFTVTTGFPGRVTEPDLWLASRIEAVLAELT; translated from the coding sequence GTGCCGCGCGTCTTCTCCAATCTTGCGCGGTTCGCCCCGCGGGGCCACGGGTACCCGCCCGGGAAACGGAAGGAGGACGTCGTGCCGGAGACGCTGTCGGACACCGAAATCGCCCGGGCGCTGGGCGGGCTGGCGGGATGGCGCGGGGACGCCGGCCACCTGTCGCGCACCGTGCGCGTGCCGGAGCAGGCGCACGGCGCGCTGATCGACCGCGTGCAGCGGGACGCGGCGGAACTGAGCGACCACGCGCAGTTCGAACGCCGCCGCGGCGAGCTGACGTTCACCGTCACCACGGGCTTCCCCGGCCGGGTCACCGAGCCGGACCTGTGGCTGGCGTCCCGCATCGAAGCGGTGCTGGCGGAGCTGACCTGA
- a CDS encoding bifunctional polysaccharide deacetylase/glycosyltransferase family 2 protein: MTRHRRPSPPKAHWLLLSAILAVVAGLLALDAVVTGADGGEDTSPPGPATTVPAQVRGGGAVIDPRSASPVTARARDHAIALTFDDGPDPVWTPRILDALDRNDAKATFFVTGARAAQYPDLVREILARGHEIGNHTASHTDLSTASGFRADLEIRTTDLVLAGTAGVIPALVRPPYSSTPDGLDDRDWAAAQRLGADGKLVVLSDVDSQDWRRPGADAIVANATPAGNAGAVVLMHDGGGDRAQTVEALDRLIPELRSRGWTFGTVSESVGLAGTQAAAPVRARVGGWLLVFAVGAAEFTAGALFVLTVVATVLALLRTVLLGVTTSLHVRRRRPREAPDQPVTVIIPAYNEREGIEWAVRSALAAGPRVQVIVVDDGSTDGTDALVERIARRRPSVRLIRQANAGKAAALNTGLAAARTELVVLMDGDTVLEPGSVPALVRNFADPAVAAVSGNAKVGNRGRLLGRWQHIEYVCGFNLDRRLYDVLECMPTVPGAVGAFRRSAVLRVGGVPTDTLAEDTDLTMALERGGWRVVYEEEARALTEAPATLAELWKQRYRWCYGTLQSVWKHRHAVAERGSAGRLGRRGLPYLLLFQVLLPIVAPLVDVAAVFGLFTGERWLVLGAWLAFLALQAIPAVVAFRLDREPLRPLLALPLQQFVYRQLMYLVVLQSLSTALAGARLPWHKLPRRGLLKP; encoded by the coding sequence GTGACCCGGCACCGGCGGCCGAGCCCGCCGAAGGCCCACTGGCTGCTGCTGTCGGCGATCCTCGCGGTCGTCGCAGGCCTGCTCGCGCTCGACGCCGTTGTCACGGGGGCGGACGGCGGCGAGGACACGTCGCCGCCGGGTCCCGCGACGACCGTGCCCGCGCAGGTGCGCGGCGGCGGCGCGGTGATCGACCCGCGGTCGGCTTCCCCGGTAACCGCGCGGGCGCGGGACCACGCCATCGCCCTGACCTTCGACGACGGGCCGGATCCGGTGTGGACGCCGCGGATCCTCGACGCGCTGGACCGCAACGACGCGAAGGCGACGTTCTTCGTGACCGGCGCGCGCGCCGCGCAATACCCGGACCTGGTCCGCGAGATCCTGGCCCGCGGCCACGAAATCGGCAACCACACGGCGAGCCACACCGACCTGAGCACGGCGAGCGGCTTCCGGGCCGATCTGGAGATCCGCACGACGGACCTCGTCCTCGCCGGCACCGCGGGTGTCATCCCGGCGCTGGTGCGGCCGCCCTATTCGTCCACTCCGGACGGCCTGGACGACCGGGACTGGGCCGCGGCGCAGCGGCTGGGCGCGGACGGCAAGCTGGTGGTGTTGTCCGATGTGGACTCCCAGGACTGGCGCCGCCCGGGCGCGGACGCGATCGTCGCGAACGCGACCCCGGCCGGGAACGCCGGCGCGGTGGTCCTGATGCACGACGGCGGCGGGGACCGCGCGCAGACCGTCGAGGCCCTCGACCGGCTGATCCCGGAGCTGCGGTCGCGCGGCTGGACGTTCGGCACGGTCAGCGAGTCCGTCGGGCTGGCCGGAACCCAGGCGGCGGCGCCGGTCCGCGCGCGGGTGGGCGGCTGGCTGCTCGTGTTCGCCGTGGGCGCCGCGGAGTTCACGGCCGGGGCGCTGTTCGTGCTGACGGTGGTGGCGACCGTGCTGGCGCTGCTGCGCACGGTTCTGCTCGGCGTGACGACGAGCCTGCACGTGCGGCGGCGCCGCCCGCGGGAGGCGCCGGACCAGCCGGTGACCGTGATCATCCCCGCCTACAACGAGCGCGAAGGCATCGAGTGGGCGGTCCGCTCGGCGCTCGCCGCGGGCCCGCGCGTGCAGGTGATCGTGGTCGACGACGGATCCACCGACGGCACCGACGCACTGGTGGAGCGGATCGCCCGCCGCCGCCCGAGCGTGCGCCTGATCCGGCAGGCCAACGCGGGCAAGGCGGCCGCGCTGAACACCGGCCTCGCCGCCGCGCGCACCGAACTGGTCGTGCTGATGGACGGCGACACCGTGCTGGAGCCGGGTTCGGTGCCCGCGCTCGTGCGCAACTTCGCCGACCCGGCCGTGGCGGCGGTGTCCGGCAACGCCAAGGTCGGCAACCGCGGCCGGCTGCTCGGGAGGTGGCAGCACATCGAGTACGTGTGCGGCTTCAACCTGGACCGGCGGCTCTACGACGTGCTCGAGTGCATGCCCACGGTGCCGGGCGCGGTGGGCGCGTTCCGGCGGTCGGCGGTGCTGCGCGTCGGCGGGGTGCCCACGGACACGCTCGCCGAGGACACGGACCTGACGATGGCGCTGGAGCGCGGCGGCTGGCGCGTGGTGTACGAGGAGGAGGCGCGGGCGCTGACCGAGGCCCCGGCGACGCTGGCGGAGCTGTGGAAGCAGCGGTACCGCTGGTGCTACGGGACGCTGCAGTCGGTGTGGAAGCACCGGCACGCGGTCGCCGAGCGCGGCAGCGCGGGACGGCTGGGGCGGCGCGGGCTGCCGTACCTGCTGCTGTTCCAGGTGCTGCTGCCGATCGTGGCGCCGCTCGTCGACGTCGCCGCCGTGTTCGGGCTGTTCACCGGCGAGCGGTGGCTGGTGCTCGGGGCGTGGCTGGCGTTCCTGGCGCTGCAGGCGATCCCGGCGGTGGTGGCGTTCCGGCTGGACCGGGAACCGCTGCGGCCGCTGCTTGCGCTGCCGTTGCAGCAGTTCGTCTACCGGCAGCTGATGTACCTGGTGGTGCTGCAGTCGCTGAGTACGGCGCTGGCCGGGGCGCGGCTGCCGTGGCACAAACTGCCGCGCCGCGGCCTGCTCAAGCCGTGA
- a CDS encoding SDR family oxidoreductase yields the protein MTNTAPLPAEQGGRPRTAIVTGSDSGIGRAIAVALGGGGVDVGITWHRDEEGANATAAQVREAGARAEVRQLDLGDLPTAAAAIDELAEALGGVDVLVNCAGTGTGQRVMDMDFDTWRHVLSVDLDGAFLCAQRAARHMIDAGGGGRIVNITSVHEHAPKVGAAPYCAAKAGMGMLTKVLALELAEHGITVNSVAPGEISTPMTGQTDVNPRDQERPGVPLGRTGHAEEVAAVVAFLTTPAAGYVTGSSYVVDGGMLLMGPQGASGLGDNSWRKI from the coding sequence ATGACGAACACAGCTCCCCTGCCCGCGGAGCAGGGCGGACGGCCGCGGACCGCGATCGTGACCGGTTCCGACTCCGGCATCGGGCGCGCGATCGCCGTCGCGCTCGGTGGTGGCGGCGTGGACGTCGGCATCACGTGGCACCGGGACGAGGAGGGCGCCAACGCGACCGCGGCGCAGGTGCGCGAAGCCGGCGCGCGCGCCGAGGTGCGGCAGCTCGACCTCGGCGACCTGCCCACGGCGGCGGCCGCGATCGACGAGCTCGCCGAGGCGCTCGGCGGGGTCGACGTGCTGGTCAACTGCGCCGGCACGGGCACCGGCCAACGGGTCATGGACATGGACTTCGACACCTGGCGGCACGTGCTGAGCGTCGACCTGGACGGCGCGTTCCTGTGCGCGCAGCGGGCGGCGCGGCACATGATCGACGCCGGTGGCGGCGGGCGGATCGTCAACATCACCAGCGTGCACGAGCACGCCCCGAAGGTCGGCGCGGCGCCCTACTGCGCGGCGAAGGCCGGGATGGGCATGCTCACCAAGGTGCTGGCGCTGGAGCTGGCCGAGCACGGCATCACGGTCAACTCGGTGGCGCCCGGCGAGATCTCCACGCCGATGACCGGCCAGACCGACGTGAACCCGCGCGACCAGGAGCGCCCCGGCGTGCCGCTGGGCCGGACCGGGCACGCGGAGGAGGTCGCCGCCGTGGTGGCGTTCCTGACCACGCCCGCGGCCGGCTACGTGACCGGCTCGTCGTACGTGGTGGACGGCGGGATGCTCCTCATGGGCCCCCAGGGAGCCTCCGGCCTCGGTGACAACAGCTGGCGCAAGATCTGA
- a CDS encoding WD40/YVTN/BNR-like repeat-containing protein, which translates to MSGVRVLVGTRKGAFVLTSDERRADWEVTGPHFPGWEIYHVKGSPADPDRIFAAQSTSWFGQLIQRSDDGGKTWHPVGNEFAYEGVPGTHQWYDGTPHPWEFARVWHLEPSLTDPDLIYAGVEDAALFRSNDAGATWQELPGLRGHGSGPKWQPGAGGMCLHTIIQDPRDANRLIIAISAAGAFRTEDGGKTWQAINHGLKSGQIPDPDAEVGHCVHHIARHPQRPDVLFMQKHWDVMRSDDGGDNWYEISGNLPTDFGFVIDVHAHEPDTVYVVPIKSDEHHFPPDGRLRVYRSRGGGHEWEPLTAGLPQENCYVNVLRDAMAVDSLESCGVYFGTTGGQVYASADSGDTWAPIVRDLPAVLSVEVQTLP; encoded by the coding sequence ATGAGCGGGGTTCGCGTGCTGGTCGGCACACGCAAGGGGGCCTTCGTCCTGACGTCCGACGAACGGCGCGCCGACTGGGAGGTCACCGGCCCGCACTTCCCGGGCTGGGAGATCTACCACGTCAAGGGCTCCCCCGCCGATCCGGACCGGATCTTCGCCGCCCAGTCGACCAGCTGGTTCGGCCAGCTGATCCAGCGTTCGGACGACGGCGGGAAGACGTGGCACCCGGTGGGCAACGAGTTCGCCTACGAGGGCGTGCCCGGCACCCACCAGTGGTACGACGGCACACCGCACCCGTGGGAGTTCGCCCGCGTGTGGCACCTCGAGCCGTCGCTGACCGATCCGGACCTGATCTACGCCGGGGTCGAGGACGCGGCGCTGTTCCGCTCCAACGACGCGGGCGCGACCTGGCAGGAGCTGCCCGGCCTGCGCGGGCACGGCTCCGGCCCGAAGTGGCAGCCCGGCGCGGGCGGGATGTGCCTGCACACGATCATCCAGGACCCGCGCGACGCGAACCGCCTGATCATCGCGATCTCCGCGGCAGGCGCGTTCCGCACCGAGGACGGCGGCAAGACCTGGCAGGCCATCAACCACGGCCTGAAGTCCGGCCAGATCCCGGACCCGGACGCCGAGGTGGGCCACTGCGTGCACCACATCGCGCGCCACCCGCAGCGGCCGGACGTGCTGTTCATGCAGAAGCACTGGGACGTGATGCGCAGCGACGACGGCGGCGACAACTGGTACGAGATCAGCGGGAACCTGCCGACCGACTTCGGGTTCGTCATCGACGTGCACGCCCACGAGCCGGACACCGTCTACGTGGTCCCGATCAAGAGCGACGAGCACCACTTCCCGCCGGACGGGCGGCTGCGCGTGTACCGCAGCCGCGGCGGCGGCCACGAGTGGGAGCCGCTGACGGCCGGGCTGCCGCAGGAGAACTGCTACGTCAACGTGCTGCGCGACGCGATGGCGGTGGATTCGCTGGAGTCGTGCGGCGTCTACTTCGGCACGACCGGCGGCCAGGTCTACGCGTCGGCCGATTCCGGGGACACCTGGGCGCCGATCGTGCGCGACCTGCCCGCGGTCCTGTCGGTGGAGGTCCAGACGCTGCCATGA
- a CDS encoding MoaD/ThiS family protein produces MIRVHLPAHLRTIAHIDGEVELELDGAVTQRALLDALEERYPMLRGTIREHGTGKRRAFVRFFACEEDLSHEEPDAPLPAPVVAGAEPFLVMGAMAGG; encoded by the coding sequence ATGATCCGCGTCCACCTGCCCGCGCACCTGCGCACCATCGCCCACATCGACGGCGAGGTCGAACTGGAGCTCGACGGCGCCGTCACCCAGCGTGCCCTGCTGGACGCGCTGGAGGAACGCTATCCGATGCTGCGCGGCACGATCCGCGAGCACGGCACCGGCAAACGGCGGGCGTTCGTCCGGTTCTTCGCCTGCGAGGAGGACCTGTCACACGAGGAACCGGACGCCCCGCTGCCCGCGCCGGTGGTCGCGGGCGCCGAACCGTTCCTCGTGATGGGCGCGATGGCAGGCGGTTGA